A stretch of the Mycobacterium shigaense genome encodes the following:
- a CDS encoding FAD-binding oxidoreductase, with translation MSALPAGRHYFRGDDGYEAARSATVWHARVPQRYPEVIVQAVDADDIIAGLRYARANGHRVSIVSGGHSFAASHLRDGSVLLDVSRLDHATIDTEKSLAVVGPGKGGSLLMADLQERGLFFPGGHCKGVCLGGYLLQGGYGWNSRIYGPACESVIGVDVVTAEGEQIHCDENNHPDLYWAARGAGPGFFGVVTSYHLKLYPRPAVCGTSAYLYPFELADEVYTWARSIGAEVDPRVELQAVASRGEPTMAITDPVISFASPAFADSEEEAEQALAIFGTCPVADKALVKVPYMPTDLPTWYDVAMTHYLSDHYYAVDNMWTSAPAEDLLPGIRNILDTMPPHPAHFLWLNWGPVPPRQDMAYSIEDDIYLALYGSWKDPADEAKYSDWAQSNMAAMSHLASGIQLADENLGQRPAQFASDAAMVRLDKIRADYDPDGLFNSWMGRL, from the coding sequence ATGAGTGCGCTACCGGCAGGGCGACACTATTTCCGCGGTGACGACGGCTACGAAGCCGCCAGAAGCGCGACCGTTTGGCATGCACGGGTGCCCCAGCGCTACCCCGAGGTGATCGTGCAGGCCGTCGACGCCGACGACATCATCGCGGGCCTCCGCTATGCCAGGGCCAACGGCCACCGTGTCAGCATCGTCTCGGGTGGGCATAGCTTCGCGGCCAGCCATCTGCGCGACGGGTCCGTGCTACTCGACGTCAGCCGCCTCGATCACGCCACGATCGACACCGAGAAGAGCCTTGCCGTTGTCGGCCCGGGCAAGGGCGGCAGTCTGCTCATGGCCGACCTGCAAGAGCGGGGCCTGTTCTTTCCCGGTGGCCACTGCAAGGGCGTTTGCCTCGGCGGCTACCTGCTGCAGGGCGGCTACGGCTGGAACAGCCGGATCTACGGGCCGGCCTGCGAGAGCGTCATCGGGGTCGACGTCGTCACCGCCGAGGGCGAACAAATCCATTGCGACGAAAACAATCACCCCGACCTGTACTGGGCTGCCCGCGGCGCCGGCCCCGGCTTTTTCGGCGTCGTCACGTCGTATCACCTCAAGCTGTACCCACGCCCGGCCGTGTGTGGCACCAGCGCCTACCTGTATCCGTTCGAACTGGCCGACGAGGTCTACACCTGGGCCCGCAGCATCGGTGCCGAAGTGGATCCCCGGGTCGAGTTGCAGGCCGTCGCCTCGCGGGGCGAACCCACCATGGCCATCACGGACCCCGTCATCTCGTTCGCGTCACCCGCCTTCGCCGACTCCGAAGAGGAAGCGGAACAGGCGCTGGCCATCTTCGGCACCTGTCCGGTCGCCGACAAGGCGCTCGTCAAAGTTCCCTACATGCCAACGGATTTGCCGACGTGGTACGACGTCGCGATGACCCACTACCTGTCCGACCACTACTACGCCGTGGACAACATGTGGACGTCGGCGCCGGCCGAGGACCTGCTTCCGGGCATCCGGAACATCCTCGACACCATGCCACCCCACCCGGCCCACTTTCTCTGGCTGAACTGGGGGCCGGTCCCGCCCCGCCAGGACATGGCGTACAGCATCGAGGACGACATCTACCTGGCGCTCTACGGCTCCTGGAAGGATCCAGCCGACGAAGCGAAGTACAGCGACTGGGCGCAGTCCAACATGGCCGCGATGTCCCACCTAGCGAGCGGGATTCAGCTGG